Within Gambusia affinis linkage group LG01, SWU_Gaff_1.0, whole genome shotgun sequence, the genomic segment ACATTTACATTCTTGGAATGTAGCaccatgaaaatataaatatgagtCTCTGAGTATTTACAGCTGATGTTAAAATGTtcccatagaaaaaaaaaagcactactTTTATGAAACAAGATACTGTATTCAGAGGAAGATAACATGATGGAAACAGTTtgtaaaatatgacttaaaaaaataagatgttttGAATTGGTAGCTGAAGTGAAAAAGCCCAGAATGCGTTTGATAATGAGATCGGACCGACTGTCGACTGGTAATGTTACTAACCTGAATTCTGTAAGAGCATTAGTCTAAACAAACTTCCATTTgtacaaatgaaaattttacaGTGAGAAGAGGAAGGAAGTCCATAAAGAGTGCTAAAGTAGACGGACCAACATCCACTTAGTTTATACGAGTCTCCTCCATTCAGTTAtagaacaaaaactgaataaaatactCACTTCATATTAAACACAACGAGCAGTTCAACAGTCTTAACAAGTATTCaccataacaaataaaaatactgacatTTACAAACAGGAAGATGAAGTGGTCAAAGCATACAGAGAGGTCAGTGTCACAAAGTTCAAGCTGGTATTAAATTAGTAAAGTTCTTTGTAACTGATGTTGGCACCGTCAGTGTAGAGATCCTCCTGTGACAATAGTGAGAAGTAGCAAAACACCGAACCCACTCGTTCCATTTTACATTTGTACGCTTCTGGGACCTTCTTCCACTTCTAAAGTTTACATACTGAAAATAAGTTAAACATTCAAATATGAACATTCTTAAATTGTAACATGTAAACCATACAGCATATCCTCACTGTAAAATGgaaggaaatcttttttttttcttttatagatcagaaaaactgtaaaagaggAGACCAATCATCTATGCTGATAAACCAGCACCTGCATCACATTGTAATCATTTTGAGAAACTCAAAGCTGCTTGTTTCTTAGGAACAATACTCTACAGCGCCACCTTCTGCTCATGGTTGGCTTTGGATCAGAGCACATCTGCAGTGTCAAATTTCTATAAGTACATAAAGCCTTTTCTGCCTTTTCTATCACCAACTCCACCTCTTACGTACCACAACAAGACTAGATGCAATTTAAACACACCCTGCCGTACAAAATAcaggaaacagagaaatgtaACTTCAAAATATGAACAGCTGCTGAGATTTTTAACTTCCAGTTACTCCTACAACCTGTCTGCTCTGACAGCTTTTAGGACTGGATGAAGTGGTTAGACAGtctaaaaatgctttgaaatagCAATGAAATGCTGAAGCCGAAGAAAAATGAGGGGGACGGAAAAGTTGGCGTTGCTGGGTGGATGTGTAGGCACAGtgtgaatcatttttaaaaacacttccaCGTTTACAAAACGACAGTCCTGTGAGCTTCACGCTAAGTCTGAATCAACCCTGTTTTTCTAAACCATCTCAGTGTTCCCTGGTATTCTCCTCAGAAACGAGTGGAGACGGTCGGTGCAGACTTGCTGCGGAAAAACCAAGACCAAGTTCTAGTGGAAAATCCAGACAAGCGTGTGTGGGACCAGAGACGGTCAGTTTTAGGCTGTTTTGGCAGATTATAGGGATTAGGGGAACATGTTTCAGTGAGTTAATGGTGCTGAggtaagcagaaaataaattaaaaacaaatgcagggGTCATTTTTCTGTGACAGCGGCTGCCATGGGAACGCGCATAGAGCCACAAGCAGTGGCTGCTAGCTCCTCGATCTCAGTGTTCAGCCGTCTGATGACCCACTCCATCGCCTCCCGACCCTGAAACAGATGTTCACACAAGTCACAAACAACAGGAAACAAAGACTTTTGACGTAAAAGAAACATTAAGACAACtttgtactttgttttggtgttttgttcaaaaggatcaaataaaaacagactcaCCTTATTGGCATTCACAGATATAGTATTAGCCATGAGTCCCTCTAGATAGCTGCTCAGACTGATGCCTTTTACACTGATCAGCGCCTCCTGAGTTAACACCGTTCTGAAAGCACAAAGCAAACCACTGCGGGTTATAAAAAGCACAACCATCACTTCTTGTCCTGTTATACAGATTATATACATTAGGACAAAGGTGTGAGAAATAACATATTTTGGCCAGATGTACTGCTTCTGGCTACAGTATACACAAGTAAATCTAAGTCACTTACTTTCCAGGGTCTTCTGGATGCGGCTTGTATGTCAATTTCTCATCGACAGATACGAGGTTAGTGAAGGAGATCTAGGCAGATGAAACAGATACAATTAATGGCTGAGAACATGGAAAGTGAACATGGCTGCAAACTGGTGAAGGGTTTAAATGACCAGCAACCAGCAAAAATTGAGGCCCTTTGATTGAGTTATTTTTCATCTAATCCCACTTTGGACTCAAGCTTGGATACATTAATTTGTTCCTCTAACATTCATATCAGTTCTACTTACATTTGTTGACTGcagctcaaatgttttctgctggGGGTCCACGACTGAATGCTCTTGAACATACGTGCATGTTCTTGTTACTCCAATGATCTGAAAGCAAAGCCACCTGTCAAGCCTGATGCAGACGGAAGAACTTGGAATGTGATTTAAGTGAAAAGTGTCTCAAAGATGAATAGACATACAGATTTTGCTATGGCGGGAAGCCCCCACTCTGTGCTAAGGAGTCTGGTGCTGTGTAACCGTCCATCTGAGTCAATATTTCTGTCCAGAACATCAACACCAAACACACTGGTGTTCATCGGGTTGGGGTACTTCTGCATCGCTGCCTTGGTCACCGTCTCCCATGGGTGGCTGGTAATATGAAAAGAAAGAGATTATGTTTATTACAGCTCAACGTGTACAAAAAGATTTGAGTTGTTGTCTTCTATCCAGTTTTCTGaactactttaaaaataagcaaataatttaCACCATGATTAAACAAATGGGTATGAAATAGACTTTGGGAGGTTGTTTAACAGCGTTTACGCATTTTGTAAACTGTTTTGAAaaccaattattttaaattttcaataaCCCAATGTCTGAAAATGTGGTTGTGTTTGTCCAATTAAACAACATCTACTGGAAGCCGACTCCCTGTCTGGCCTGACCATATCAGCCATATTTCATAAGAGAAATGACAGGTCCAAGCAGAGATTAgaattaaattatattgagGGGAAGATAATTGCATATTatacatggtaaaaaaaataaaataaaatggaaggGAACTATTTGCAATGTGTAGGTACAAACTGACCCAAAGTGtatgtattttaaacaatatatcTAAATATAGTTTGTGCAATGCTTATGTTGCACTGTTTTTTCAGAACTTGCaggatgtaatttttttccttctctgcattgctgtttttccttatatatatatatatatatatatatatatatatatatatatatatatatatatatataaaattattattattattatttatttattttttctaaactgatctgaatattttctaatcAGTCAAATAATAATTCAGTTAGACATTATATTTAATGGATAGCATAAGAGCACACATTTAAAACTATCAATATTCACCAATAGTATTTTCGTtttgctctgaaaaaaaaaaaaggtgtctactaaaaagattgttatgtcACAGGAACACAGGACTGCATCAATCGCAGCCCGACTGGCTGTTTCCAGGCAGCAGGGCGGCGTTCCTGCGCACTGCGCAGACTCACAGCATCACTACGTAGCAGCTCGCCCAGAAACTTCTAGAACtggaaaataacacaaacaagaCTATTGTTCTGCATCTAATTCAGTTTAGCCTCCTGAATGGATCAGAGTGTAATTTAATCCTTGCTTATTTGATGAATGCGCCTCTGCTCCAACACTGCATCACACCAACAGTTATGCAACACTGATAATGCTGTACATAATGTCAAACTGGGCGCCGTGGGATCAGATCTGAACCCgcgatgaaaaataaaaattaaaaaacggTATGCGAAAACCACCCgaattcaaagaaaatacaCGAAAACATCAgttaattttaaacaatgtgacgaagtttaacaaaaactgaataaaagctTAGAATAGAAAACTAAAGCTGTCGGTGTGTTAACTCGGCTAACTATCGGTTTAGTCCCACTCAAGAAACACTTCATACGCTAAAAAGCTTAAGATATGTCACGTTAGCCATTATAAGCGGTAACATACATGACTGCTAAACGACTGGCAAAGCACTTTAAACAGCTTTCATTCGAGTTACCTAACTTCTCCACAACCTTAGCTGAAGAAGCTAACAACGGTAGCGGTTAAGAAGAAGACGGAATAACTCAAACTGGTTACACAATAGACAAAACGATAGCTCCGCAACCCGAACGGCTGGTCAAATATGTTGGCAGGAAGAGAGAGACTTACTTGAAAATGTGCTCTGACGCCCAGATCTTCATTTTTACAGGCTTTTCCGTCAGAAGCTCAGGAGCCGGTGACTAGTGACAGCGTGACCGTGGGGAGGAAGGACGACAACCGACTTAAGCTCTGCTTTGGATGTTTTTAGTGGAACAGCGAtactgccccctggtggtggaACTGCATACTTCACAGCGTTATCCAGAACAAtctacaatttatttaattaatttacccTTTTTTCTCTAGcggattaaaaataattaggcTATAGTTACTCACTATGTGGTTTTATACAAATTCAGTCTAAATTCAagatttctgccaaaaataaatgctacatGTATTCAATATAAGGGTATTAGCATTGCTAAATAGTTTTGCTCTAAATTATGAAAACTCAATATCTCTCAAATGAAAACTGGGCGTTTATACACACTCTTTATGTAACGacattctaaaataaaattaagtctggattttcttttaatttacaatctcaatcagtcaaaacaaaataaacctaatttatatatacatacaacATTGCAAAgggtttctaaataaaaaagaatggGTTCAAGttcaaaatgaattaattttttttttttacatctagcAGTGATATACACAAGCACAAATATACACAagccatatttttaaaaattaatacataattcatcaaattatacattttaaaaataataataataatcaataatgctaaaaacaaaatgaagtcctgaaaaataaaatgaaatactatgagaatagaatagaatagaatagaatagaatagaatagaatagacgATTTAAATTACAAACTCTTAGGTCACATCATAGCAGATAGAACAGTAGTAGCACTGTATCGGGTGGCCCGTAACACTGcacattaataaatgtgttaagGTAAAATTTTACAGTCAGTGGTCTGCATGAAGCGGAATAAATCCTGTAAGAGACCTTTGTCTTGTCTGTGTTTGAGAGAGCTTCTGTTTGGGATGTGTGGCTGCCATTTCTGTCAATCCCTGCCGGAATCGCTCCCGATTGGACAAAGAAGGCCTGGCGTGTATGATATGACGTCATCACGCACCTTCCCGACCTGTCCTTGAAGTTACGGAGCAGTCAAAATGGTTGCGTACTGGAGACAGGCAGGCCTGAGGTAATAAGattatgttaaatttatttagtggGTGTTTCTCTAGAAACTGTGATATGTACCATAACCTGTCCGTACAAGTAAGAGTATTTTAAGTGTTGTTGTTTCgcctttaaattttttctgtAGTTCAGCTCCATGCTACTAGCCTCAGTTAGCTTTGATGCTTAACCTTCCGATTTGAACAGGTTCTAGTTAGAGTTAGACAGTCAACGAAAATGTTGACTGGCTCTTGTAGGTGCATTTGTAACTTGAAACAGATGGAACTACTTCTCTGGTCATAATTGGGCTTAGCATATGTTTAGCGTTTAGCATTAAGCTAACCGGTGTGTCCTTCATGCAGCTACATCCGCTTCTCCGCTATCTGCGCCAACGCTGTGCGGGCTGCGCTGAAGCCGCAGTTCAAAGGCGAGGCACTGAAGACCGCAGAAGCCAGCGTCAAAGTCATGAAGCCAAAAACAGCATGTAAGTTCATAATAAACAACCTGCTGGAGAGTAGTTCTTTTCATCCTGTTGTTAGGATTAGGCCCACGACGGTGACTATGAGCAGCTTGCAATTTGAAGTCATTGTGAAATCCACATCATTCAATGATGTATTCTACCCACCCAACACTTTTAATTAGCCATTATTAGTATTATTCATGGGCTGTCTGTTGGTACTGAGCAAAACGTTCAgatttgtttgacaaatatcATAACATTAAAATGATGCCAAATTCTTGTGTGTAGgttaaaagtatattttaagaTATGAAATAGTCTTgtaatttctctttaaatttaatctgaaaacttGACTCATAATTTCTAAAAAGTGCttcattagatttatttaaacatatttgtgctacaaaatgtcaaggaaacaacttttttttaaaaataaatattttagtcagTTAATTGACCTGCAAttgtaaataaagcaaaaaaatagtATCTTTTCTCATTATATGGACAGGATAAAATATTTACTagtacatatataaaaaaaattattgtgtaAAAGGGCAGTATTTCCTTCCAGTAGTCTCAGAATGGTGGTTTGATAGATTAATCACACATAGTAATAAATtttaagctttaatttttttacagatttaatgATTATAGCTTACAAGTAAAGAAAATCCCAAATTTagtgtctcagaaaattagaatactGTGAAAAAGGTTCTTATTGGAAACTCGCTTACTATACTTGAGTGGATGTTCAAAAACAATATCTAGCCCTTTTTATTGATTCAAGGTGTACAACTAATACATTGCTCATCTTTGAAATAAAGTCTCGTCTGTCATCACTTCCAACTAGATTTTCAAGGGGATATGTATTAAAGTCTCTTTCTCCTTTGTTTCCTCCCAGGATGTGAAACTGTGGTGTAAATAGTTCATTTTTTCCCCTGGGTTGTGAGGCCCTGCTGCCCTCCTGTCCTTCAAAACATGGAGAAGAAGAATTCGAAAACATCTTGACGTCACAGTAAACGACTGGGACCTGAATGAAATTGTTCTTTtgcatttgtaattaaaaatgagTACCTTGAATCCTGTTTGCCTCTTTGGTTTTCAGTTGGTGCATGTAGTCAAGAGGTGCAGAATAAGATGCCGAGAGATTTTTGTGTAACAAGTTTtgctatttaatatttaatgagtGTATATGGACATGTACAGAAATGTGGTATTTACAGAGGCATGAGTGCTTTAATACATTCACTTGTCCAAGTTTGGAGTTTTAACACTAAAGGGATCTGTAATAAATACCATCAAATCCTGAACCCAAAACCATCAGACACACATGCACTGCAAAGTAAACTGTCAGTAGACAGCAACTCTTGACCAATTATTAAGTTGCACAGACAATTGTTAAATACGTAATTTCTAAGTGGCTACCTCAGACATTTGGTTCTGCTGTGAATGCCTCCTGCATGGTTAAAGTCCGATTTGTTCTGTAACATCAGTGACTAGTAGGTCTTCCAGTAGGTCTAACTTTCTCCAGAGTTTTATTAAGCATGGATGagaagaaaattaagaaattggAAAATCCAGCTATTGAAGGTTTCAAGTCAGAATTAAAAATCTTTGTTCACACTTTGCATCAGTTTGTTAGTTTGAGTTTTGTCAGCAAAATCAGTTGAATCTTAACATTCAAACTGGAGAATTTTATTCCATGGAAGTTGTATTGGTGTAGATGTACCATTACAACTCAGGTTATCTGGACATAAggaatgctttattttattttatcgttTTTAAtcttactaaaataaaacatgtacatttaattttgtgtgaACCAGGAAGATAAGTGCAGCAATCACTGCCTACATTCATCTATGTTTATGTCCGTTACACTAAtagactgaaacacaaaacatgtttgtttttttgctttagcCTACTTCAAAAACTTCTACATAAGTTCAGCTGAAATTTAACAAAGACCTAAATATTAGAGCAAAGAATATCCCACAGTACAAGACTACAATATTTTGAATTAGTCTCTTTTTTGGGAAAGGATTGAAGTccttatgaaaaaaatattaaggacTTTGAGATCATTCTTTTCTGTATTAAGTGCTATTTCAAGttggaaaatctgaagaaaGGATAGTCTTGCTGCATAGTGTGCTTGGCGGTCCTTACTAACTACTACAACTAATGTCTTTTTGCTTTACCCTAAGACACTAAAAAGTGAGCACTTTTGACCCTAGTAACAGAGAGAGGGCGTCCTGAGTCCTAGCTGTCTTTCTTCTCTCTGGTCATCTTGATCATGGTCTCTGGCGATCGGTAGAGGAAGATGAGTTTCTCGAACAGCGTCTCCTCCAGCTCCATCTCTCCGGTCTCCCGCACCACGAAGATGTCCGTGCACAGCTTCAGGACTCTGTCCACACAGGGCAGCTCCTCAAACATGATGGAGCGAGAGATCCCGTTGAAGAACTCCCGGACGAACTTACCGATGACCAGAACCACCGACATGTACAGGCCGACAATTCTGCAGccaagatagaaagaaaaaaaaaacagcctcaaATTAAGAATCATATGTCAttgtgctttgtttgttttaaatcaaaacaacaaactaataTTGCAATAATATTCAATCATCCAATCTGATAAACACAGCCAAACCAAAGAATCTGGTTAGTTGTTGATGTGCTACCTGattaattatacaaataaacattgaCCAGATTACATTATTGAATGTGTGAAATCTGATTCAACAGATCATTATTTCTCAGCAAATCGGAGCAAAAGTGTCAGTATATTTTTCAGTAAGTCccacatctttttgtttttgctacctACCCATGTCCGGCCAGAAAGCCCAGACTTGAAGGGCTGACCTTGTCATTGAACACCACAATCTCTATGTTGTGGCATTTCTGTTCGCTGGAGGTGAGAACCGAGGAGCACTCCTCCACCACCCACCACTGGCCCGCCTCTTTGTCTGACGTGCCGTTGACCTGCTGGAGCTTGATGGACATGGGCCGGAAGAAGGCGAGTCCACGGAGGTCCGAGCGCTCGGATGAGTCTGAGGGAGACGCGCCGAGGAGAAAGTCAAGTTCTAGATTCAAACCAGATTACTATCAAATAAAGTATTGCACCATGTGTTGGCCCAAATCGTGAACTTGAGCAACATTCCCAGGGGCAAAGTATCATTCAAAAATGACCACTACCCCTCTCAGTGCACAGTTGCTTACCTACTGACATCCTGGTTGCCATTTTAGATTCTTGTCCTTTGGGACCTCGTATGTATTTTGGCAGAAGAGAATGAATCATCCTTCAGGAAAGAAGACACAGATAAACACTTTTATTAATAAGTATCTAGATTAtgtactttggatcaacattgttagctttttcttcttttgctctttcattctctttcctttggtttgttattttgtttgtatttccttttaattcctgtaaagcactttgtattgccttgttgctgaaaatgtgctatataggCTAAATACAATTACCTTTACTGTTTTCTTGCCAAAAAAAGACTGTTTTACTCATATGAATTGTCTTTGTATGCCTGTACTTATAGATATCTTATTATGATGTGTGGAATTTGGCTTTTTGCAGATAAGTTGGTATAATAAATTATCATGACGTAAAGAAGTTTAGGGCTGTACATAACCAATCCAATCTGGTTGTGACCATTTTTTTGCAATCTAACTACAGtgagaaaaacatctaaagtaGTAAAATGAAATGGAGTTTTGGTGGTTATTGAAGCAACAGTAATGCTGGAGTGTCAGGATAACATAAAAGCACCTCAGGCTTGTAAAGTTTCCCTTCAGAACAGCAGTGCAGAGGGCAAAAAGCACCTGAACTCCAGCTGGTTGTGCAGTTAGAGGGACTCACACAGGTTTGTTGCTGTTGCCTTTGAGCATTTGGACAATCCCGTCCCTCAACGCCATGTCGTCAAACTTCACCGTGTGTTCTCCCACCGCCTCGACATTCATTGATATGGACGCATTCCTGAGGAGGAGAGCAACACAAGCAACAAACAGCAATTATCTGTGATTGTATGCAGTTTGGTAACATAAGATGCCGCTTTTATGAACATCTTTAATACCAATTGGTTTCACAGTGGGAAAAGCAACTGTGTGTATTTGCGCGGTCGAACCTGAGCAGTGTCCAGCGTAAACTCATGTATATGTGAGAAGAGTTGCTCAGTTCCTCGATCATTGCTGCTCGACTGGCTGGGCTGATGGTCCAAAGCAGACTGGCATCACTCTTGATTTTAGCGGCAACAATGTCCTCGGCTTCATAATTCATCAGGAACTGCATGGCACCCTGGAACGCGTAGTGAGAGCCAACAGACTTACACCTTCTAATGGGTCTCAATAAATGTCTGGCacttgaaatgtcaaattttattttaaaaaaataaatcagccacTGTTAATTTTCAACGTAGACAATCGAATCTAAGCCCTTCAAATGCATTTATGGTTTGATTTGTGCATCTATTCTCACTTCAAACAGGATTAATGTTGTTTGGACAGATGTGCCgaatatctaaataaatattagatctgctttttttattgtttaaaatatactGTTTTCGATGTTGAtcacaaaacagtaaaaacatatGGTACTTCACAGTGGTTATAGTCAGTTTTCTACTGGTTGGTAGAATTTTCCTCTGCTCATCATCCCATGCAGgggatttgtttgattttgcagTAAAGTGAACATGTCTCACTGGATGAGTAGCGTAAACTTTTGTGAGTCGGTTGAATCCGGCTTCGGTGTACGCGACCAAGTTCTGCTCCTGAGCGGTCATGGAGAACAGAGGCTGTAAAAAGACACATCAGACAGAGAAAGACATTAACTACCAACATACGAACGTGCGCGGTACGGGAAAGCCGACTCACGCTTCAAATGAGGCAGTGAAATGATAGCTTCTGAGGTTTTCTGTGACACAGGAAGAGTCTTAGCAGACGCAGCTGGTGCTGACCTCGTATCCTGCAATGCTGAGCTGGATGGAGACGTCTACCGGCTGATTGGTCACTCCGACCGCCGACTGGACCAGAGACATGAAGAGGAGTGGGAACCAGATGATGCTGATCAGGGCAAAGATTATGAAGCCACCCATCCCATATTtgacaactttcttcttcttctgtcctgGAGGGTGTGGAAATTTCTGGAAAATTGTGTACAGCTGTTTAGCTTCTCCTTATGTAGATTAAAACCTTTACAgactaataaattaaaaaattcatCACACTATATGAATCTACTAGAATGTATTTGATGTTtctttaaagagacaaacaatGTCTAATCACTCCAAATAATTGCTTTATGCACTTTTACTAATAACTTCATGTAAGTTTAAATTAGTGCTACCATAGTAGCTGTGACCTACAGTAcctgaaaaagtattcataccacagaaactttttcactttctggAATTTTAATGGCAAAATTCGATGAATTTTGTTAGGATTCGTTTGATAGAGCAACAGAAAGCAGAGTGTGATTGTGAagagaaagttattttttcatttttaacaataataaccTGATACATATGGAGTCCATATACATCCACCCTCTAAGTGAATGTGTAGAAATTCCTTCACTGCAACTGCAAATCTTTTAACGCATGTCCATCAGGTTTGCACATTTAGAGGCTGAAAGTTTTATCCatctttctttgcaaaattaatacagttatgcactactttctGTTGTCCTAGCACACAAAATCCGAATAAATTTTCTGTAAACTTGGAGTTATGTATAGTGTGGCAAGGCGCACCCTCTTACTT encodes:
- the LOC122840003 gene encoding PRELI domain containing protein 3B-like, with the translated sequence MKIWASEHIFNHPWETVTKAAMQKYPNPMNTSVFGVDVLDRNIDSDGRLHSTRLLSTEWGLPAIAKSIIGVTRTCTYVQEHSVVDPQQKTFELQSTNISFTNLVSVDEKLTYKPHPEDPGKTVLTQEALISVKGISLSSYLEGLMANTISVNANKGREAMEWVIRRLNTEIEELAATACGSMRVPMAAAVTEK
- the atp5f1e gene encoding ATP synthase subunit epsilon, mitochondrial, with translation MVAYWRQAGLSYIRFSAICANAVRAALKPQFKGEALKTAEASVKVMKPKTA